One region of Triticum aestivum cultivar Chinese Spring chromosome 6B, IWGSC CS RefSeq v2.1, whole genome shotgun sequence genomic DNA includes:
- the LOC123134728 gene encoding uncharacterized protein, whose translation MAASARTCLVVAALACALMLALRTADAQADEAQKPKCAPGAAMPCRVGALRDPENQEEEGLLNVKVPSSAADDDYSDPDQPKDPDESEGDDLVVLGH comes from the coding sequence ATGGCGGCGTCCGCGCGCACATGCCTGGTGGTGGCAGCGCTGGCGTGCGCCCTAATGCTGGCGCTGCGCACGGCGGATGCGCAGGCGGACGAGGCCCAGAAGCCCAAGTGCGCTCCGGGCGCCGCCATGCCGTGCCGTGTGGGCGCGTTGCGCGACCCGGAGAACCAGGAGGAGGAGGGCCTGTTGAACGTGAAGGTGCCGAGCAGCGCGGCCGACGACGACTACAGCGATCCCGACCAGCCCAAGGACCCCGACGAGTCCGAGGGCGATGACCTCGTCGTCCTCGGCCACTGA